One Verrucomicrobiaceae bacterium genomic window carries:
- a CDS encoding acetylxylan esterase encodes MRHLTVLSMIAAASAALAQTPRPGVNYDESKVGNHPLPDLKAVSSEDWTQHRRAEIMRLFEEHVYGKTPAGIGNPKFEITGTKADALGGLATRKFIHISLPERPTWPGMDVMLYIPNGIAKPAPCFAGLSFGGNHAVSTEADVPLSTRWMREGKEKDQVVNHQATEAARGTESRRWPLEMILKSGFAVATVYYGDIEPDHVDGWKDSLRAAVSKEGAATVWKDGEWGAIGAWSWGLSRIADYLQTDAQIDGKHLAVIGHSRLGKTSLWAGVQDERFGIVISNNSGEGGAALMRRDFGETTAIITKAFPHWFTPKYASYAGNAAACPIDKHMLIALAAPRPIYIASAEEDHWADQKGEFLSGYYAGPVYALFGKKGLSSATPPPIDHPVGDFVRYHNRTGIHDVTDYDWKQYLDFASRHWALTPR; translated from the coding sequence ATGCGCCACCTCACCGTCCTCTCCATGATCGCTGCTGCCTCTGCCGCCCTCGCTCAAACTCCACGCCCTGGAGTGAACTACGATGAGTCCAAGGTCGGCAATCATCCCCTGCCCGATCTGAAGGCCGTCTCTTCAGAGGACTGGACGCAGCATCGCCGGGCGGAGATCATGCGCCTGTTTGAAGAGCATGTGTATGGCAAAACGCCTGCGGGGATCGGCAATCCGAAATTCGAGATCACTGGGACGAAGGCAGATGCGCTCGGTGGTTTGGCGACGCGGAAATTCATCCACATTTCCCTGCCTGAGCGGCCCACCTGGCCAGGCATGGATGTGATGCTCTACATCCCCAATGGCATCGCCAAGCCCGCGCCGTGCTTTGCAGGCCTCAGTTTCGGTGGGAATCACGCTGTGAGCACCGAGGCAGATGTGCCGCTCTCCACTCGCTGGATGCGTGAGGGCAAAGAAAAGGACCAAGTCGTGAATCATCAGGCCACAGAGGCTGCTCGTGGCACGGAGAGCCGCCGGTGGCCGCTGGAAATGATCCTCAAATCTGGCTTCGCTGTCGCCACCGTCTACTACGGCGACATCGAGCCCGATCACGTGGACGGCTGGAAGGACAGCCTGCGAGCAGCAGTGAGCAAAGAAGGAGCCGCCACGGTCTGGAAAGACGGTGAATGGGGCGCGATCGGTGCCTGGTCCTGGGGCCTGAGCCGTATCGCGGATTACCTGCAAACAGACGCCCAGATCGACGGCAAGCACCTCGCGGTGATCGGGCACTCACGCCTCGGCAAGACCTCCCTCTGGGCCGGAGTGCAGGATGAGCGCTTTGGCATCGTCATCTCCAACAACAGTGGCGAAGGCGGTGCCGCACTGATGCGCCGCGACTTTGGCGAGACGACGGCGATCATCACAAAAGCCTTCCCACACTGGTTCACCCCCAAATACGCGAGCTACGCTGGCAACGCCGCTGCCTGCCCCATCGACAAGCACATGCTCATCGCCCTGGCGGCACCACGGCCCATCTACATCGCCAGTGCAGAGGAGGATCACTGGGCGGATCAAAAGGGGGAATTCCTCTCCGGTTACTATGCTGGTCCGGTGTATGCCTTATTCGGAAAAAAAGGCCTCAGCTCAGCCACTCCACCGCCCATCGACCACCCCGTCGGTGATTTCGTCCGCTACCATAACCGCACCGGCATCCACGACGTCACGGATTACGATTGGAAGCAGTATCTCGACTTCGCCAGTCGTCATTGGGCACTCACTCCGCGCTGA
- a CDS encoding phospho-sugar mutase, whose translation MSLEATLQAASAAGKILASTHENILALLAASKEPIYKAAIEELAAAEHWEELNDRFFQALKFGTGGLRGRTIGKVVTQAERGHAAADQRPDHPCVGTNSMNFYNVGRATRGLVAYIQAYRQKAGLSGKPTIVFAHDTRHFSPEFAQRCARIAMDHGADVYLFDGCRATPEMSFAVRQLQADAGVMLTASHNPPHDNGYKVNFSDGAGIVEPHAKGIITEVNAIKDESYTPLPADQQGKLTTLGAEMDAQYLERVETMMLQPDLVKQDAAKKLKIVYTALHGTGGVLVPVILKKLGFNFLTVPEQDVRDGRFPTVKSPNPENASALKMAVDLADKEGADIIIGTDPDCDRMGVGVRDASGKMQLLTGNQTGSLMGWYRVKTMFDLGILNEGNKGKAVFLKTFVTSPMQDAIAARYGIQCVNTLTGFKWISAKLNTYENALPADIRAKYRDLSAAESRAARLQHSKFLVFGGEESYGYMGDDFSRDKDGNGAVIMFAELAAYAASKGLTVAGLLDEVYCDIGFFMERNESVVFEGAAGAAQIAKLADSYGANPPKEVDGCAVTSVRDFRKPGIVDEEGEAVSTEKMLFVDLADGRSFAVRPSGTEPKIKYYMFARQTPAAGQKLTASELAAAKDKVAASLASMWEKLRADIDVRLAS comes from the coding sequence ATGTCGCTCGAAGCCACTCTCCAAGCCGCCTCTGCTGCGGGTAAAATCCTCGCCTCTACGCATGAAAATATCCTTGCCTTGCTCGCCGCGAGCAAGGAGCCCATTTATAAGGCCGCTATCGAAGAACTCGCGGCGGCCGAGCATTGGGAGGAGCTGAATGACCGCTTTTTCCAGGCACTCAAGTTTGGCACTGGCGGGCTGCGCGGTCGCACGATCGGTAAAGTGGTCACGCAAGCCGAGCGCGGCCATGCTGCTGCTGATCAGCGCCCTGATCACCCCTGCGTGGGCACGAATTCGATGAACTTCTACAATGTGGGTCGTGCTACACGGGGACTGGTGGCCTATATCCAGGCCTACCGCCAAAAAGCGGGCCTCAGTGGGAAGCCGACGATCGTTTTCGCTCACGATACGCGGCATTTCTCCCCCGAGTTCGCTCAGAGATGTGCCCGTATCGCGATGGATCACGGGGCGGATGTTTACCTCTTTGATGGATGCCGGGCTACGCCGGAGATGAGCTTCGCGGTGCGGCAACTGCAGGCGGATGCAGGTGTGATGCTGACGGCGAGTCATAACCCCCCGCATGATAATGGCTACAAGGTGAATTTCAGCGATGGTGCGGGCATCGTGGAACCGCATGCCAAGGGCATCATCACGGAGGTGAATGCCATCAAGGATGAAAGCTACACGCCGCTGCCTGCCGACCAGCAGGGCAAACTGACCACGCTGGGTGCCGAGATGGATGCCCAGTATCTGGAACGCGTGGAGACGATGATGCTGCAGCCGGACTTGGTGAAGCAGGATGCGGCTAAGAAGCTCAAAATCGTTTATACCGCTCTGCACGGCACGGGTGGCGTTTTGGTGCCTGTGATCCTGAAAAAACTGGGGTTCAACTTCCTCACCGTGCCGGAGCAGGATGTGCGTGATGGGCGATTCCCCACCGTGAAGTCGCCGAATCCCGAAAACGCCTCTGCACTCAAGATGGCCGTCGATTTGGCCGATAAAGAAGGCGCTGACATCATCATCGGTACGGACCCTGACTGCGACCGCATGGGCGTGGGCGTGCGTGATGCCAGTGGAAAGATGCAGCTACTCACTGGCAATCAAACCGGCTCGTTGATGGGCTGGTATCGTGTGAAAACGATGTTCGATCTGGGCATTCTCAATGAGGGGAACAAGGGCAAGGCGGTCTTCCTCAAGACCTTTGTCACCAGCCCGATGCAGGATGCTATCGCGGCCCGCTACGGCATCCAGTGTGTGAATACGCTCACGGGCTTCAAATGGATCAGCGCGAAGCTCAATACCTATGAGAATGCGCTGCCTGCCGACATCCGCGCGAAGTACCGCGACCTCAGTGCCGCTGAGTCCCGTGCGGCACGGCTCCAGCACAGCAAGTTTCTAGTCTTCGGTGGTGAGGAGAGCTACGGCTACATGGGCGATGATTTCAGCCGTGATAAAGATGGCAATGGTGCGGTCATCATGTTCGCTGAGCTCGCCGCCTACGCTGCCTCCAAGGGGCTGACCGTCGCAGGATTGCTCGATGAGGTGTATTGCGACATCGGCTTCTTCATGGAGCGGAATGAGAGCGTGGTCTTTGAAGGTGCCGCAGGTGCCGCGCAGATCGCGAAATTGGCCGATAGCTACGGCGCGAACCCACCGAAGGAGGTCGATGGCTGCGCAGTGACGAGCGTGCGTGATTTCCGCAAGCCCGGTATCGTCGATGAGGAGGGAGAGGCCGTCTCCACGGAGAAAATGCTCTTTGTCGATCTCGCGGATGGTCGCAGCTTCGCCGTCCGCCCATCTGGCACGGAGCCGAAGATCAAGTACTACATGTTTGCCCGCCAAACACCGGCCGCTGGCCAAAAACTCACCGCCAGCGAGCTCGCTGCGGCCAAGGACAAAGTCGCAGCCTCTCTCGCCAGCATGTGGGAAAAGCTCCGCGCGGACATCGACGTACGTTTAGCTAGCTAG